A genomic region of Canis aureus isolate CA01 chromosome 16, VMU_Caureus_v.1.0, whole genome shotgun sequence contains the following coding sequences:
- the HOXB6 gene encoding homeobox protein Hox-B6, with protein MSSYFVNSTFPVTLASGQESFLGQLPLYSSGYADPLRHYPAPYGPGPGQDKGFAASSYYPPAGGGYGRAAPCDYGPAPAFYREKESACALSGAEEPPRFHPEPRKSDCAQDKSVFGEAEEQKCSTPVYPWMQRMNSCNSSSFGPSGRRGRQTYTRYQTLELEKEFHYNRYLTRRRRIEIAHALCLTERQIKIWFQNRRMKWKKESKLLSASQLSAEEEEEKPAE; from the exons ATGAGTTCCTATTTTGTGAACTCCACCTTCCCCGTCACTCTGGCCAGCGGGCAGGAGTCCTTCCTGGGCCAGCTACCGCTCTACTCGTCGGGCTATGCGGACCCGCTGAGGCACTACCCCGCGCCCTACGGGCCCGGGCCGGGTCAGGACAAGGGCTTTGCCGCTTCCTCCTATTACCCGCCCGCGGGCGGCGGCTACGGCCGAGCGGCGCCCTGCGACTACGGGCCGGCGCCGGCCTTCTACCGCGAGAAGGAGTCGGCCTGCGCGCTCTCGGGCGCGGAAGAGCCGCCCCGGTTCCACCCCGAGCCGCGGAAGTCCGACTGTGCGCAGGACAAGAGCGTGTTCGGCGAGGCCGAAGAGCAGAAGTGCTCCACTCCGGTCTACCCGTGGATGCAGCGGATGAATTCGTGCAACA GTTCCTCCTTTGGGCCCagcggccgccgcggccgccagACCTACACGCGCTACCAGACCCTGGAGTTGGAGAAGGAGTTTCACTACAATCGCTACCTGACGCGGCGGCGGCGCATCGAGATTGCGCACGCCCTGTGCTTGACCGAGCGGCAGATCAAGATCTGGTTCCAGAACCGGCGCATGAAgtggaaaaaggaaagcaaactgCTCAGCGCGTCTCAGCTCAGtgcggaggaggaggaagaaaagccaGCCGAGTGA